GCGTGGCACCGCGGCAGCCAGCTGGGCAAGTTCCGTTGCGATGACGATGGGCTCAGGTGTCGATGGGCAGGCGCTGGTGCGCCACCACGATGCCGTTATTGTCGGCGTACAACCACTGGCCAGGGCGCAGGGTCACGCCGGCGAAGGTGACGGCGACGTCGCGACTGCCCTCGCCGCGCTTCTCGCTCTTGCGCGGGTGGGCGCCGAGCGCCTGGACGCCCAGGTCGGTCTCGGCCAGCACGTCCACGTCGCGCACGCAGCCATACATGACGACGCCCGACCAGCCGTTGTTCGCCGCCTGCTCGGCCAGCATGTCGCCGAGCATGGCGCAGCGCTGGGAGCCGCCGGCATCGACCACCAGTACGGCGCCCTCGCCGGGTTCGCCGACGGCCTGCTTGACCAGGGAGTTGTCCTCGAAGCACTTGACGGTGCGAATCGGCCCGCAGAAGGCGTCCCGACCGCCAAAGTTGATGAAGATCGGATCGAGAACCTGTACGTCCGGATGGGCGTCGCAGATATCGGGCGTGATGATGGCACTCATTCGAAGGCTCCTTGCCTGGGCGGATGTTGCCCCCATGATGCCATGGCCTGCCTGGCACGGCCTTCGTCGATTCGTCTGAGGCCGGGCCGGCCCCGGGTGGGACCGGCTCGGCGAGGTGGAGCGGCTAGAAGCGCAGCCCCACCGAGGCGGTGAAGGTATCGATGGTGTAGTCGCTGTCGAAGTCGTAGCGCTCGTATTCGGCGCGGATCAGTACCGGGTTGAAGTTGAACTGGGCGCCGAGGCCGTAGACCGGATCGAAGCCGTCGTTGTCCTGCAGGTCGAGTTCGGCATCGCCCAGGTTGCCTTTCACATCGGTTTCCCAGCTGGCCGCACCGACCTTGGCATAGGGCGTGAACCAGCTCGTGACCGGCAGCTGGCCGATCAGGCTGGCGCCATAGGCGGTCGATTCCAGATCGGTGCTGGCGCCATCGGTTCCACGCAGGCGCACACGGCCAAGGTCGGCATAGAAAGCTTCGGCGGCCAGGTAGCGGTTGAACTGGTAACCGGCGAAGCCTTTCCAGACGTTGTCATCGTCGTCGAGATCGAAGTCGCTGCTGCCGCTCTCGATGAAGTTGTCCACCTCTTCGCGGTCGTTTTCCAGCGAGCTGAAACCGGTGCCCAGCCCCAGGTAGGCATACTGCTCATGGGGCTGGCCGGCCTGGGCCTGCGCGACGCTGGCCGTGAGCAGCGAGGCGGAGGCGAGCGCGATGGTAAGAAGCGTTCTGTTTGGCATGTTCTGTCTCCTTGAATCCCTTAGGCTTTGCCCGACGTCTCAAGCAAGTCCTTGCCTTAAATCCCTCTTTTTTCTATGCGCCTTGTCGCCGCCCAGAGCGGCGGAATCGGCGCACTCAGGCTCCTTAAACGTAGCCTTGGCGTTAACCGCGCTCAAGGCAGGGAGGGTAAAAAAACGTAGCGAGGCGTCGCCGGTCGACGACGGGAGATTAGTCAGTTCAGACACTTACAAAAAAAGCGCCCCATTCGGGGCGCTTCGATCATCGGCTCAGGTACCGGGTACCAACGATGTTGCGAGCATCGGAGTCGAACCTGAGGCTATCAGAACTCAGGATATCAGGCTTCCTGGGCGACCGGAATCACGTTGGAAGCGGCGTTCTGATACTCCTCGATCTCATGGAAGTTCATGTAACGATAGATCTCGCCGGCCATGGCGTCGAATTCGCCCATGTAACGCTGGTACTCCTCGACGCTCGGCAGGCGACCCTCCACCGCGGCCACGGCGGCAAGCTCGGCCGACGCCAGGTAGACATTGGCGCCGTCGCCCAGGCGGTTGGGGAAGTTGCGGGTGGAGGTGGAGACCACGGTGCTCTTGGCGGCAACGCGGGCCTGGTTACCCATGCACAGCGAGCAGCCGGGCATCTCCATGCGCGCGCCGGCGCGACCGTAGATGCCGTAGTAGCCCTCTTCGGTCAGCTGGTGCTGGTCCATCTTGGTCGGTGGGGCGAGCCACAGACGGGTCTTCAGGCTGCCGGCGGGCTGCTTTTCGAGCAGCTTGCCCGCGGCGCGGAAGTGGCCGATGTTGGTCATGCACGAGCCGATGAAGACCTCGTCGATCTTCTCGCCGGCGACCTCGGAAAGCAGGCGGGCGTCGTCCGGGTCGTTCGGCGCGCACAGTACCGGCTCCTTGAGTTCGGCCAGGTCGATCTCGATGACTTCCGCGTACTCGGCGTCCTTGTCCGCGCGCATCAGGCTCGGGTTGGCCAGCCACTCCTCCATCGCCAGGATGCGGCGCTCGATGGTACGACGGTCGCCGTAGCCGTTGGCGATCATCCACTTGAGCAGGGTGATGTTGGACTTCAGGTACTCGGCGACGCTCTCCTCACCCAGGGTGATGGTGCAGCCCGCGGCGGAGCGCTCGGCGGAGGCGTCGGAGAGTTCGAAGGCCTGCTCGACGGTGAGATCCTCGAGGCCCTCGATCTCCAGCACGCGGCCGGAGAAGGCGTTCTTCTTG
This portion of the Billgrantia sulfidoxydans genome encodes:
- the rraA gene encoding ribonuclease E activity regulator RraA, with the translated sequence MSAIITPDICDAHPDVQVLDPIFINFGGRDAFCGPIRTVKCFEDNSLVKQAVGEPGEGAVLVVDAGGSQRCAMLGDMLAEQAANNGWSGVVMYGCVRDVDVLAETDLGVQALGAHPRKSEKRGEGSRDVAVTFAGVTLRPGQWLYADNNGIVVAHQRLPIDT
- a CDS encoding porin family protein; the protein is MPNRTLLTIALASASLLTASVAQAQAGQPHEQYAYLGLGTGFSSLENDREEVDNFIESGSSDFDLDDDDNVWKGFAGYQFNRYLAAEAFYADLGRVRLRGTDGASTDLESTAYGASLIGQLPVTSWFTPYAKVGAASWETDVKGNLGDAELDLQDNDGFDPVYGLGAQFNFNPVLIRAEYERYDFDSDYTIDTFTASVGLRF